The sequence TTGAAATAGGTGGTCTTGCCGGCGCCGTTGGGTCCGACGATGGCGGTCAGCGTGCCGCGCTCGAAGGCGCAGGTCACCGCGTCGACCGCGACATGGCCGCCGAAGCGGATCGTCAGGTCCTCGGTCGCAAGAACGGGCGGTTCGCGCATGAGGGCTCGGCTCCGGGAAAGGGCGCGGGAAAGGCTCGGTGTCGGAAAGTTCGGGCGGCCCGGCCGCGGCGAAGGGGCCGGGCCGCCTCGCGTGGCGGAATTTGAAACACGCTTTGGGAGTGCCGCCGAAACGACGCGTGTTCCAAACCCGCCACGCCAGAGCGTCAGCGCGTGTTGCGGATCGGGATGTTCATGTCCTCGATCTTCAGCTCGCGCACCAGTTCCGGAATGCCCCACTCGACCTCCGGGTCGACCCGGATCTTGAAGTGGTACATGGACTGCAACGCCTGGTGATCCTCCGCGCGGAAGGTCATCGTGCCCTTCGGCGTTTCGAAGGACATGCCCTCCATCGCCGCGATCAGGTCTTCCGTATCGGTCGAGCCGGCCTTGCGGATGCCCTCGACGACGGCGATGGCGGCCGACATGCCGCCGGCGGTGAAGAAGTCCGGCGGCGAGCCGTGGCGCTTCTCGTGCTCGGAGACCAGCCAGTCGTTCGCCGGGTTCTTCGGGATGTCGTGGTAGTAATAGGTGGCGCCCTCCATGCCCGGCAGCGCCTTGTAGGCCTTCATCGCCGCCAGGATGTTGCCGCCGGTGGCGATCTCGATGCCGAAGCGCTCCGGCTCCATCGCCTTGATCTTGCCGATCGGGTTGTTGGCGCCGGCCCAGATCACGAACAGGAACTTGCGTCCCTCGATGTCCTTCATCGCGTCGAAGATGCGCTGGGCGCTGGCGGTGAAGTCCTGGGTGTCGGTCGGGGCGTATTCCTCGAAGGCGAGCTTGGCGCCAGTATCGGCCAGCGCCTCGCGGAAGGCGGCGACGCCGTCGCGGCCGAAGGCGTAGTCCTGCGCCAGCGTGGCGATGGTGACGCCGTCCTTGCCGAGCGCGACCGCATTGGCGATGGCGTCCTGCGAGGAGTTGCGCCCCGTGCGGAAGACGTAGCGGTTCCAGTTCTCGCCGGTGATGGAATCGGCCACCGCCGGCTCGACCAGGAGCAGCTTGCCGTATTCCTCGGCGACCGGCAGCATCGCCAGCGCGACGCCCGAGGACACCGGCCCGACGGCCAGATGCACGTCGTCGTCGCCATAGGCCTCGGCCAGCGCGGCGCGGCCGATATCCGGCTTCAGCTGGGTGTCCTTCTCGATGACGACGATCTTGCGGCCGTCGATCTCCATCGTGCCGTCGGTCGCGTATTCCAGCCCCATCATGAAGCCGATATGCGACTGCTTGGCATAGGCCTCCAGCGCGCCGGTCTTGCCGTAGACATGGGCGATGCGGATGTCCTCGGCCTGTGCCCCGGCGCCCAGCGGCGCGGCGGCAAGGGCTGCGGCGAGCAGCGCGGCCGCGGTGGCATGTCTGATCATGGTGTCCTCCCTGTGGCGCGGATCGCGGGCCGCTCCTCCAGCCCGCCGGTCCGTATCGCCGTCGTTATATGACGCATGATTCATGTTTCATGTCAATTCAGCCGGGCGGCAGCCCTCGCAGGGCCGCGAAGAAGGTGGCTCCCGGGATGCGTCATCCCGTGATCGCCATCACAGTTGTCTTGGCAAAACCCGTCTATCT comes from Stappia sp. 28M-7 and encodes:
- a CDS encoding substrate-binding domain-containing protein; its protein translation is MIRHATAAALLAAALAAAPLGAGAQAEDIRIAHVYGKTGALEAYAKQSHIGFMMGLEYATDGTMEIDGRKIVVIEKDTQLKPDIGRAALAEAYGDDDVHLAVGPVSSGVALAMLPVAEEYGKLLLVEPAVADSITGENWNRYVFRTGRNSSQDAIANAVALGKDGVTIATLAQDYAFGRDGVAAFREALADTGAKLAFEEYAPTDTQDFTASAQRIFDAMKDIEGRKFLFVIWAGANNPIGKIKAMEPERFGIEIATGGNILAAMKAYKALPGMEGATYYYHDIPKNPANDWLVSEHEKRHGSPPDFFTAGGMSAAIAVVEGIRKAGSTDTEDLIAAMEGMSFETPKGTMTFRAEDHQALQSMYHFKIRVDPEVEWGIPELVRELKIEDMNIPIRNTR